A single Symbiobacterium thermophilum IAM 14863 DNA region contains:
- a CDS encoding AAA family ATPase translates to MVHPVTVGSAAVAGLAAAVAVTRWGPVWWRLWQREAANLEALAAAKQRLGEEASRVFPYTAAELQQALQNEGYFLDSLSAKKLWSYLRQGKPVGLRGEPGIGKSQLAEAFARAFGYPLVDMECHSHLEAEEIGISWNGFKQIVDAQAYQRSGSGEPPNLYTLEYLNRTPLLESVLAERPTVVRVDEVDKLNEHTTNFFLRYLDKQELVVHNLDHPGQSRVLKARAPLYIFLTSNEYKRLDTAFMRRTVWLDLQFPSEATLARIIQRSVGVPADFAARVARIVVQLRQLNMEKKPAIAEAIEWARALVDVGDGRITPESVEVTIGFLAKYPEDEAIVKEALRQWYDGFGRSA, encoded by the coding sequence GTGGTGCATCCCGTAACGGTCGGCTCCGCCGCGGTGGCCGGGCTGGCTGCCGCAGTGGCCGTGACGCGCTGGGGCCCCGTCTGGTGGAGGCTGTGGCAGCGCGAGGCGGCCAACCTGGAAGCGCTGGCCGCGGCGAAGCAGCGGCTGGGAGAGGAGGCGAGCCGCGTGTTTCCGTACACGGCGGCCGAGTTGCAGCAGGCGCTGCAGAACGAAGGCTACTTCCTGGATTCCCTGAGCGCCAAGAAGCTCTGGTCCTACCTGCGGCAGGGCAAGCCGGTGGGGCTGCGGGGGGAGCCGGGCATCGGCAAGTCGCAGCTGGCCGAGGCCTTCGCCCGCGCCTTCGGCTACCCCCTGGTCGACATGGAATGCCACAGCCACCTGGAGGCCGAGGAGATCGGCATCTCGTGGAACGGCTTCAAGCAGATCGTCGACGCCCAGGCTTACCAGCGCAGCGGCAGCGGTGAGCCGCCCAACCTGTACACGCTGGAGTACCTGAACCGCACCCCGCTGCTGGAGAGCGTGCTGGCGGAGCGACCCACCGTGGTGCGGGTGGACGAGGTCGACAAGCTCAACGAGCACACGACCAACTTCTTCCTGCGCTACCTCGACAAGCAGGAGCTGGTGGTCCACAATCTGGACCATCCCGGCCAGTCCCGGGTGCTGAAGGCCCGGGCGCCCCTCTACATCTTCCTCACCTCCAACGAGTACAAGCGGCTCGACACCGCGTTCATGCGCCGCACGGTCTGGCTGGATCTGCAGTTCCCGTCCGAGGCGACCCTCGCCCGGATCATCCAGCGGTCGGTGGGGGTGCCGGCGGACTTCGCCGCCCGGGTGGCCCGCATCGTCGTGCAGTTGCGGCAGCTGAACATGGAGAAGAAGCCCGCGATCGCGGAGGCCATCGAGTGGGCCCGCGCCCTGGTGGATGTGGGCGACGGGCGCATTACCCCCGAGTCCGTGGAGGTGACCATCGGCTTCCTCGCCAAGTACCCGGAGGACGAGGCCATCGTCAAGGAGGCGCTCCGGCAGTGGTACGACGGCTTTGGCCGATCCGCCTGA
- a CDS encoding YwmB family TATA-box binding protein, translating into MRPRNAHPRPVRRAGPRLAPEQTLTRQQVSLPLLLSLALALALVAAPLWAFPGLRPAAERPRRESATPLPGPALEMLNRAWEAAGDRLEQALLFLQEPVEDPQVAERLAAGLGWGADAPTGEERSLRLVDGIGGPYVEVTWRLRGEAAARWDERYRELRQVLAAEGLWPQVQVELSGRAAGGQPLALAGAALDALGARQREPWSDGRAASVAGYTPLLPPGPYAVNVQAAVRRDGDGDGNRLWIGWPTVRSDY; encoded by the coding sequence ATGCGCCCACGTAATGCCCACCCGCGTCCCGTCCGCCGGGCCGGTCCGCGGCTTGCGCCGGAGCAGACGCTGACGCGGCAGCAGGTGTCGCTCCCGCTCCTCTTGTCCCTGGCTCTGGCCCTTGCCCTGGTCGCGGCGCCCCTGTGGGCCTTCCCGGGGCTGCGGCCGGCGGCGGAGCGGCCGCGGCGCGAGTCGGCTACACCCCTGCCCGGGCCCGCGCTGGAGATGCTCAACCGCGCGTGGGAGGCGGCCGGGGACCGGCTGGAGCAGGCGCTGCTCTTCCTGCAGGAGCCGGTGGAGGACCCGCAGGTGGCCGAGCGGCTCGCGGCGGGCCTGGGCTGGGGCGCAGACGCCCCGACCGGCGAGGAGCGGTCGCTGCGGCTGGTGGACGGCATCGGCGGGCCGTACGTCGAGGTCACCTGGCGGCTGCGCGGCGAGGCGGCGGCGCGTTGGGACGAGCGCTACCGCGAGCTCCGTCAGGTCCTCGCCGCCGAGGGGCTGTGGCCCCAGGTGCAGGTGGAGCTCTCCGGCCGGGCCGCGGGCGGCCAGCCGCTCGCGCTGGCGGGTGCGGCCCTGGACGCGCTGGGGGCCCGGCAACGGGAGCCCTGGAGCGACGGCCGGGCGGCCTCGGTGGCCGGTTACACGCCGCTCCTGCCGCCGGGGCCGTACGCGGTGAACGTGCAGGCGGCCGTGCGCCGGGACGGGGACGGGGACGGCAACCGGCTGTGGATCGGCTGGCCGACGGTGAGGAGCGACTACTGA
- a CDS encoding VWA domain-containing protein, whose protein sequence is MVRRLWPIRLIYAAVCSIGRLIRRLMMRAGRLFRLRRPRLVAAAQVTRLFLAGRDPNNLYVAFAEAADHRPEAPASLAEVQAGDRMTSLLWAGPAAADPVEPVAARASLWRGLAPSPADDALRGAEAANRRFAYVDLLHSPIRKLAPEHIRELEELMDRLARKWLAHRDTFRERPRRARLDVGRTLRHNLPRYGGAVLEFRWPVKVVPVPQPQKPSRILVIGDVSHSMARYVSVVLFFFHKLNFRFVVESYVFSENATYATPYLNGPGTFEEKAQRLMQGARSWNAGTRFGTALAEIAQHAAVDDQTYVFIATDGKVAITPDEQEKIRVNMAELRRRARQVIFLTPSAEFSGVRRGPAREWQRRLGTFYYGPNEVPVWLMGSPHWYGTLARYADRLYLIRTVQDLIDMVENLLISSGEEERRNGHGTV, encoded by the coding sequence GTGGTACGACGGCTTTGGCCGATCCGCCTGATCTACGCGGCCGTGTGCAGCATCGGCCGGCTCATCCGCCGGCTCATGATGCGCGCCGGCCGCCTGTTTCGTCTCCGGCGGCCGCGCCTTGTCGCCGCGGCCCAGGTGACGCGCCTCTTCCTCGCGGGCCGCGATCCCAACAACCTGTATGTGGCGTTCGCCGAAGCCGCCGACCACCGTCCGGAGGCCCCGGCCTCGCTGGCCGAGGTTCAGGCAGGGGACCGGATGACGTCGCTGCTCTGGGCCGGACCGGCCGCGGCGGATCCGGTCGAGCCCGTTGCTGCGCGCGCCTCGCTGTGGCGGGGCCTTGCGCCCTCACCGGCCGATGACGCCCTGCGGGGGGCGGAAGCGGCCAACCGCCGCTTCGCCTACGTCGACCTGCTCCACTCGCCCATCCGGAAGCTCGCCCCCGAGCACATCCGCGAGCTGGAGGAGTTGATGGACCGGCTCGCGCGCAAGTGGCTCGCCCACAGGGACACCTTCCGGGAGCGGCCCCGCCGGGCCCGGCTGGACGTGGGCCGGACGCTGCGGCACAACCTGCCCCGGTACGGCGGCGCCGTGCTGGAGTTCCGGTGGCCGGTCAAGGTGGTGCCTGTCCCCCAGCCGCAGAAGCCGTCGCGCATTCTCGTCATCGGCGACGTGTCCCACTCCATGGCCCGCTACGTGAGCGTCGTGCTCTTCTTCTTCCACAAGCTCAACTTCCGGTTCGTGGTGGAAAGCTATGTGTTCAGCGAGAACGCCACGTACGCCACGCCTTACCTCAACGGCCCGGGCACCTTCGAGGAGAAGGCGCAGCGGCTGATGCAGGGGGCCCGGTCCTGGAACGCGGGCACCCGCTTCGGCACCGCGCTGGCGGAGATCGCCCAGCACGCTGCGGTGGACGACCAGACCTACGTGTTCATCGCCACCGACGGCAAGGTGGCCATCACGCCGGACGAGCAGGAGAAGATCCGGGTCAACATGGCCGAGCTGCGCCGCCGCGCCCGCCAGGTGATCTTCCTGACGCCATCGGCGGAGTTCTCCGGGGTCCGCCGCGGCCCCGCGCGCGAGTGGCAGCGCAGGCTCGGTACCTTCTACTACGGCCCCAACGAGGTGCCGGTCTGGCTCATGGGCTCGCCCCACTGGTACGGCACCCTCGCCCGCTATGCCGACCGGCTCTACCTGATCCGCACGGTGCAGGATCTCATTGACATGGTCGAGAACCTGCTAATCAGCAGCGGGGAAGAG
- the spoIID gene encoding stage II sporulation protein D, protein MLRLLLAAVLMTAALTLALPAGIGAGVRMPQPPDPLPVPVLVPWAPEPEAPVDEPAGADSLDVKVYFPDRDAIVVMPLGEYLKGVVAAEMPADFEMEALKAQFVVARTYTVRRMPQFGGQGGCPLNPEADVCADYRTSQAYMSREELEAKYGPLAAASFWRRLSQAQAETEGEVLTYQGELIDALYHAVSGRMTESSGDYFATDLPYLMPVDDTWGAAAPRLVDERRFSPEAFVRALGLGSEEPLLAVQAAARVGQPPVQVTARTAGGRVKTVAIGGMTLTGRQVRERLGLRSTDFRVYWQDGEIVVETFGDGHGVGMSQYGAQGMARAGKTYREILTHYYTGVELSRLFEINGENWVPSV, encoded by the coding sequence ATGCTGCGTCTGCTGCTCGCCGCCGTGCTGATGACGGCGGCACTGACCCTGGCGCTGCCGGCGGGGATCGGCGCGGGCGTCCGGATGCCGCAGCCGCCCGACCCGCTGCCGGTCCCGGTCCTGGTCCCGTGGGCGCCGGAACCGGAGGCCCCCGTGGACGAACCCGCTGGAGCGGATTCCCTGGATGTGAAGGTGTATTTCCCTGACCGGGACGCCATCGTCGTCATGCCCCTGGGCGAGTACCTCAAAGGGGTCGTGGCCGCCGAGATGCCCGCCGATTTCGAGATGGAGGCGCTGAAGGCGCAGTTCGTCGTCGCCCGGACTTATACCGTGCGCCGCATGCCCCAGTTCGGCGGGCAGGGGGGGTGCCCTCTGAACCCGGAAGCCGATGTCTGCGCGGATTACCGCACCAGCCAGGCCTACATGAGCCGGGAGGAGCTGGAGGCCAAGTACGGCCCCCTGGCGGCGGCCAGCTTCTGGCGCAGGCTCAGCCAGGCGCAGGCCGAGACCGAGGGCGAGGTCCTCACCTATCAGGGGGAGCTGATCGACGCGCTGTACCATGCGGTATCCGGCCGGATGACCGAGAGCTCGGGCGACTACTTCGCCACCGATCTGCCCTACCTGATGCCGGTGGACGACACCTGGGGCGCCGCTGCCCCCCGCCTGGTGGATGAGCGGCGCTTCAGCCCCGAGGCCTTCGTCCGGGCCCTGGGCCTGGGCAGCGAGGAGCCGCTGCTGGCGGTGCAGGCCGCCGCCCGGGTTGGCCAGCCGCCGGTGCAGGTGACGGCCCGCACCGCCGGCGGGAGGGTGAAGACGGTGGCGATCGGCGGCATGACCCTGACCGGCCGGCAGGTGCGGGAGCGGCTGGGCCTGCGCTCCACGGACTTCCGGGTCTACTGGCAGGACGGGGAGATCGTGGTGGAGACCTTCGGCGATGGGCACGGCGTCGGCATGAGCCAGTACGGCGCGCAGGGCATGGCCCGCGCCGGCAAAACGTACCGGGAGATTCTCACCCACTACTATACGGGTGTCGAGCTGAGCCGATTATTCGAAATTAACGGAGAAAATTGGGTCCCTTCGGTCTGA